One segment of Ricinus communis isolate WT05 ecotype wild-type chromosome 8, ASM1957865v1, whole genome shotgun sequence DNA contains the following:
- the LOC8266269 gene encoding GATA transcription factor 11 isoform X2, with the protein MYRNVLREFLYLDLPPEDVESNDAIEDWESQFQQLPTPSNILADFTSGICDQISKDSLKLEKSSVSCDESSQPKPWLRAAEAPSSRNIPLNYDPSEGKYSHLFWTSSPVSVLESSSSSSSAENSTVYHPKFAKPVKRPRSKCPRRRRCTFPFLSTSYAPKNNPLGGSESESESESESESESNPDEKMLNLAKKIQKKKDLMMLSCTVEKKKPSSEVPGEIRKCTHCEVTKTPQWREGPMGPKTLCNACGVRYRSGRLFPEYRPAASPTFVPALHSNSHRKVIEMRKNPRHVGNMAAMDAARLPVPEYSF; encoded by the exons ATGTACCGTAACGTGCTTAGAGAATTTTTG TACTTAGATCTTCCGCCGGAGGATGTGGAGTCAAATGATGCTATTGAAGATTGGGAGTCTCAATTTCAACAGCTCCCAACACCATCTAATATATTGGCAGATTTCACTTCTGGTATTTGTGACCAAATTAGTAAAGACAGTTTGAAACTTGAGAAGAGCTCAGTTTCG TGTGATGAATCTTCTCAGCCTAAACCATGGCTGAGAGCTGCTGAGGCACCCTCCAGCAGAAACATTCCCCTCAACTATGACCCTTCAGAGGGCAAGTATTCACACCTGTTCTGGACCTCCAGTCCGGTTTCAGTCCTTGAAAGCAGCAGCAGCTCTTCCTCAGCTGAAAATTCAACAGTCTATCACCCCAAATTTGCAAAGCCAGTGAAGCGCCCTCGAAGCAAGTGCCCGCGTCGGCGGAGGTGCACATTTCCTTTCCTATCCACATCTTATGCTCCAAAAAATAATCCTTTGGGCGGTTCTgaatcagaatcagaatcagaatcagaatcagaatcagaatccAATCCTGATGAGAAAATGTTGAACCTTGCCAAGAAAATACAGAAGAAAAAGGATCTGATGATGCTATCTTGTACTGTAGAAAAGAAGAAACCCTCCTCAGAAGTTCCAGGTGAAATCAGAAAATGCACACATTGTGAAGTGACCAAAACTCCACAGTGGAGAGAGGGGCCAATGGGGCCAAAAACACTTTGCAATGCTTGTGGAGTTCGTTATAGGTCTGGCCGTCTCTTTCCGGAGTACCGCCCTGCTGCTAGTCCTACCTTTGTTCCAGCATTGCATTCAAACTCCCACAGGAAGGTCATAGAGATGAGAAAGAATCCTAGGCACGTGGGCAATATGGCTGCAATGGATGCAGCTCGGCTTCCAGTGCCGGAATATTCATTTTGA
- the LOC8266268 gene encoding protein-tyrosine sulfotransferase isoform X1, with translation MGFRLSVVFCFNFVVGVGIIKGMDTTLRFVVVLMLVLGLASASPIKNDFSQCEKTVKKWAVASLEQEVKEDKHMLRDLLFFLHVPRTGGRTYFHCFLRKLYSNSQECPRSYDKLRFDPSKQKCRLLVTHDDYSMMSKLPKEKTSVVTILRNPVDRIFSTYEFSIEVGARFLVHPNLTSATQMASRLRPRNGGVSTLDIWPWKYLVPWMREDLFARRDARKLKGINHVKSKDPYNMEEIVMPLREYITDPIARDIVHNGATFQVAGLTNNSYSAESHEVRHCVQKYEILGELVLQVAKKRLDEMLYVGLTEDHRESATMFAHVVGAQVISQALTLNSSMDTAADSKSEQTSSVSDSEPSDDNQITNPDQKPSEISSVENLDGKKDNMTVKKLMDAYEDCISNLRKTQARRRTSSLKRIAPANFSKEDRRRVPEMILEQIRSLNNLDLELYKYAKDIFAKQHKHTVQKLTSREGLEGIFNSSGVTALWKIISLAVSAVLLFALLALFVTARRRTSKVKI, from the exons ATG GGTTTTCGGTTGTCTGTGGTTTTTTGCTTCAATTTTG TTGTTGGAGTAGGAATTATTAAGGGGATGGATACTACTTTGAGGTTTGTTGTGGTTTTGATGCTAGTTCTTGGATTGG CAAGTGCATCTCCCATCAAAAATGATTTTAGCCAATGTGAAAAAACTGTTAAAAAGTGGGCTGTTGCTTCTCTCGAACAAGAAGTTAAAGAGGACAAGCATATGCTTCGAGATTTGTTGTTTTTCCTTCATGTTCCAAGAACTGGAGGCCGGACATACTTTCACTG TTTCTTGAGAAAGTTGTACTCTAATTCTCAGGAGTGTCCACGTTCATATGATAAACTACGTTTTGATCCAAG CAAACAGAAGTGCAGATTGTTAGTTACTCATGATGACTATAGCATGATGTCCAAACTTCCCAAGGAGAAAACTTCGGTGGTCACCATACTTAGGAATCCAGTTGACCGCATATTTAGTACTTATGAATTTTCAATTGAAGTGGGAGCTAGGTTTTTGGTGCATCCTAACTTAACTTCTGCCACACAAATGGCCAGCCGGTTGCGACCTAGGAATGGTGGAGTTAGTACACTTGACATATGGCCGTGGAAGTATTTGGTTCCATGGATGAGGGAAGACCTATTTGCTAGG AGGGATGCTAGGAAACTTAAGGGCATAAATCACGTGAAGAGCAAAGATCCATACAACATGGAGGAAATTGTTATGCCATTACGTGAATATATCACTGACCCTATTGCTCGTGATATTGTCCACAATGGAGCGACATTTCAG GTTGCAGGGTTGACAAACAATTCTTATTCTGCGGAATCACATGAAGTGCGCCATTGTGTACAGAAATATGAGATTCTTGGTGAACTTGTTCTGCAAGTTGCAAAG AAGAGGTTGGATGAGATGTTATATGTTGGTCTCACTGAGGACCACAGAGAATCTGCAACTATGTTTGCACATGTGGTTGGTGCACAGGTGATTTCCCAAGCATTAACATTGAACTCTTCCATGGATACTGCAGCTGATAGTAAATCAG AGCAGACCTCCTCAGTTTCAGATTCTGAGCCCAGTGATGATAATCAG ATTACCAATCCTGACCAAAAGCCAAGTGAAATTTCTTCTGTGGAAAATCTGGATGGGAAGAAAGATAAT ATGACTGTAAAGAAACTAATGGATGCTTATGAAGATTGCATTTCCAATTTACGGAAGACCCAGGCACGCCGTCGGACGTCTTCTTTAAAGAGAATAGCTCCAGCAAACTTTTCTAAGGAG GATCGACGCCGTGTTCCTGAGATGATTCTTGAGCAGATAAGATCGCTTAACAACCTGGATTTGGAGCTTTATAAATATGCTAAGGACATTTTTGCAAAGCAACACAAACATACAGTACAGAAGTTGACCAGCAGA GAAGGATTGGAGGGCATATTCAACAGTTCAGGTGTCACTGCATTATGGAAAATCATTTCATTGGCCGTTTCCGCTGTTTTACTCTTTGCACTCCTTGCTCTATTTGTAACtgcaagaagaagaacatCAAAAGTTAAGATATGA
- the LOC8266268 gene encoding protein-tyrosine sulfotransferase isoform X3, whose product MLRDLLFFLHVPRTGGRTYFHCFLRKLYSNSQECPRSYDKLRFDPSKQKCRLLVTHDDYSMMSKLPKEKTSVVTILRNPVDRIFSTYEFSIEVGARFLVHPNLTSATQMASRLRPRNGGVSTLDIWPWKYLVPWMREDLFARRDARKLKGINHVKSKDPYNMEEIVMPLREYITDPIARDIVHNGATFQVAGLTNNSYSAESHEVRHCVQKYEILGELVLQVAKKRLDEMLYVGLTEDHRESATMFAHVVGAQVISQALTLNSSMDTAADSKSEQTSSVSDSEPSDDNQITNPDQKPSEISSVENLDGKKDNMTVKKLMDAYEDCISNLRKTQARRRTSSLKRIAPANFSKEDRRRVPEMILEQIRSLNNLDLELYKYAKDIFAKQHKHTVQKLTSREGLEGIFNSSGVTALWKIISLAVSAVLLFALLALFVTARRRTSKVKI is encoded by the exons ATGCTTCGAGATTTGTTGTTTTTCCTTCATGTTCCAAGAACTGGAGGCCGGACATACTTTCACTG TTTCTTGAGAAAGTTGTACTCTAATTCTCAGGAGTGTCCACGTTCATATGATAAACTACGTTTTGATCCAAG CAAACAGAAGTGCAGATTGTTAGTTACTCATGATGACTATAGCATGATGTCCAAACTTCCCAAGGAGAAAACTTCGGTGGTCACCATACTTAGGAATCCAGTTGACCGCATATTTAGTACTTATGAATTTTCAATTGAAGTGGGAGCTAGGTTTTTGGTGCATCCTAACTTAACTTCTGCCACACAAATGGCCAGCCGGTTGCGACCTAGGAATGGTGGAGTTAGTACACTTGACATATGGCCGTGGAAGTATTTGGTTCCATGGATGAGGGAAGACCTATTTGCTAGG AGGGATGCTAGGAAACTTAAGGGCATAAATCACGTGAAGAGCAAAGATCCATACAACATGGAGGAAATTGTTATGCCATTACGTGAATATATCACTGACCCTATTGCTCGTGATATTGTCCACAATGGAGCGACATTTCAG GTTGCAGGGTTGACAAACAATTCTTATTCTGCGGAATCACATGAAGTGCGCCATTGTGTACAGAAATATGAGATTCTTGGTGAACTTGTTCTGCAAGTTGCAAAG AAGAGGTTGGATGAGATGTTATATGTTGGTCTCACTGAGGACCACAGAGAATCTGCAACTATGTTTGCACATGTGGTTGGTGCACAGGTGATTTCCCAAGCATTAACATTGAACTCTTCCATGGATACTGCAGCTGATAGTAAATCAG AGCAGACCTCCTCAGTTTCAGATTCTGAGCCCAGTGATGATAATCAG ATTACCAATCCTGACCAAAAGCCAAGTGAAATTTCTTCTGTGGAAAATCTGGATGGGAAGAAAGATAAT ATGACTGTAAAGAAACTAATGGATGCTTATGAAGATTGCATTTCCAATTTACGGAAGACCCAGGCACGCCGTCGGACGTCTTCTTTAAAGAGAATAGCTCCAGCAAACTTTTCTAAGGAG GATCGACGCCGTGTTCCTGAGATGATTCTTGAGCAGATAAGATCGCTTAACAACCTGGATTTGGAGCTTTATAAATATGCTAAGGACATTTTTGCAAAGCAACACAAACATACAGTACAGAAGTTGACCAGCAGA GAAGGATTGGAGGGCATATTCAACAGTTCAGGTGTCACTGCATTATGGAAAATCATTTCATTGGCCGTTTCCGCTGTTTTACTCTTTGCACTCCTTGCTCTATTTGTAACtgcaagaagaagaacatCAAAAGTTAAGATATGA
- the LOC8266270 gene encoding auxin response factor 18, translating into MKEVEKRLDPQLWHACAGSMVQIPPINSKVFYFPQGHAEHSQSPVDFSSRIPSLVLCRVAGVKYLADSETDEVYAKISLFPLPSNELDFGDEIGLCDTSTNGTNSTEKPTSFAKTLTQSDANNGGGFSVPRYCAETIFPRLDYSADPPVQTVVAKDVHGEIWKFRHIYRGTPRRHLLTTGWSTFVNQKKLVAGDSIVFLRAESGDLCVGIRRAKRGIGGGNGPESSPPSGWTTNASCVNPYTGGFSLFLKEDESKGLRNGGGIRGKVRVKAEEVLESAALAANGQPFEVVYYPRASTPEFCVKASSVRASTRIQWCSGMRFKMAFETEDSSRISWFMGTIASVQVADPIRWPNSPWRLLQVTWDEPDLLQNVKRVSPWLVELVSNMPVIHLSPFSPPRKKLRLPQHLDFPLDGQFQLPSFSGNPLGPSSPLCCLSDNTPAGIQGARHAQFGISLSDLQLNKLQSGLFLSSLQRFNSHSRVSESFMKSNTNSNENLSCLLTMGNSNTNSEKSDNVKRHQFVLFGQPILTEQQISRSCSTDAVSQVLSKKLSSDESPEKAKIHDVLGSTPEKQTSPEKSASTGLSWQSLHTTETGLDAGHCKVFLESEDVGRTLDLSVLGSYEELYSRLANMFGIERSEMLHHVLYRDAAGAIRQTGDEPFSVFAKTAKRLTILMNPASSDNIGRPWIRGMRSTENGLEASNKADPLSIFA; encoded by the exons ATGAAAGAAGTGGAAAAGAGGTTGGATCCACAGCTATGGCATGCCTGTGCAGGAAGCATGGTTCAGATCCCTCCAATTAATTCGAAAGTCTTTTACTTCCCTCAAGGCCATGCCGAGCATTCTCAATCGCCGGTTGATTTCTCTTCAAGAATCCCTTCTCTTGTCCTTTGCAGAGTCGCCGGAGTTAAGTACCTTGCTGATTCAGAAACTGATGAAGTATATGCAAAGATTAGTCTTTTTCCATTGCCAAGTAATGAGCTTGATTTTGGTGATGAAATTGGTTTATGTGATACTAGTACTAATGGTACTAATAGCACAGAAAAGCCTACTTCTTTTGCTAAGACATTAACCCAATCTGATGCTAATAATGGTGGCGGATTTTCTGTGCCAAGATATTGTGCTGAGACTATTTTTCCCCGTTTGGATTACTCTGCTGATCCACCGGTTCAGACGGTTGTTGCTAAGGATGTTCATGGTGAGATATGGAAGTTCAGGCATATTTATAGGGGGACACCAAGAAGGCATCTGTTAACTACTGGTTGGAGTACTTTCGTAAACCAGAAAAAGTTAGTAGCTGGTGATTCAATTGTGTTTTTAAGAGCTGAAAGTGGTGATCTCTGTGTTGGTATCCGCCGTGCTAAGAGGGGTATCGGTGGTGGAAATGGGCCTGAATCATCCCCGCCTTCTGGCTGGACAACAAATGCTTCTTGTGTTAACCCATATACTGGTGGATTTTCACTTTTTCTGAAAGAAGACGAGAGTAAAGGATTGAGAAATGGAGGTGGCATAAGAGGGAAAGTAAGAGTAAAGGCTGAAGAGGTTTTGGAGTCAGCAGCTCTTGCTGCCAATGGACAACCGTTTGAGGTTGTTTACTATCCACGGGCAAGCACACCAGAGTTTTGTGTTAAGGCCTCTTCGGTTAGAGCTTCGACCAGGATCCAGTGGTGCTCTGGAATGAGGTTTAAGATGGCCTTTGAGACAGAGGATTCTTCAAGGATTAGCTGGTTCATGGGTACTATTGCTTCTGTTCAGGTGGCTGATCCGATTCGGTGGCCTAATTCACCTTGGCGACTTCTCCAG GTAACATGGGATGAGCCAGATTTGCTGCAAAATGTAAAACGTGTCAGCCCATGGTTGGTTGAATTGGTATCAAATATGCCAGTCATCCACCTGTCACCCTTCTCACCTCCAAGAAAGAAGTTGCGGCTCCCGCAACACTTAGACTTCCCCCTTGACGGCCAATTTCAATTGCCGTCTTTTTCAGGCAACCCCCTTGGCCCTAGCAGCCCTTTGTGTTGTCTATCTGATAACACTCCTGCAGGCATACAGGGAGCCAGGCATGCGCAATTTGGGATATCTTTATCAGATCTCCAGCTTAACAAACTGCAGTCAGGGCTGTTTTTGTCCAGTCTCCAGCGGTTCAACTCACATTCTAGAGTTTCTGAAAGTTTCATGAAAAGCAACACAAACAGCAATGAGAATTTATCTTGCTTATTGACAATGGGGAACTCCAATACAAATTCAGAGAAATCTGATAATGTAAAAAGGCATCAATTTGTACTCTTTGGTCAACCAATACTAACTGAGCAGCAGATTTCTCGTAGCTGTTCTACTGATGCAGTCTCGCAAGTTCTTAGTAAGAAACTTTCATCTGATGAGAGTCcagaaaaagcaaaaattCATGATGTTTTAGGATCTACACCTGAGAAACAAACTTCACCAGAAAAGTCAGCCAGTACTGGCTTATCATGGCAGAGTCTTCATACCACTGAAACTGGCTTGGATGCTGGTCATTGCAAGGTTTTCTTGGAATCAGAAGACGTGGGTCGGACGCTTGACCTATCTGTTCTTGGTTCTTATGAAGAGCTGTATAGTAGGCTAGCCAACATGTTTGGAATAGAAAGATCAGAGATGTTGCACCATGTGCTATATCGGGATGCAGCAGGTGCTATTAGACAGACTGGAGATGAACCATTCAG TGTCTTCGCAAAAACTGCAAAAAGGTTGACAATTCTGATGAATCCAGCTAGCAGTGATAATATTGGAAG GCCATGGATCAGAGGGATGCGGAGTACTGAAAATGGTCTAGAGGCATCAAATAAGGCTGACCCCTTGAGCATATTCGCATAA
- the LOC8266268 gene encoding protein-tyrosine sulfotransferase isoform X2 codes for MSTRSLYSMHVVGVGIIKGMDTTLRFVVVLMLVLGLASASPIKNDFSQCEKTVKKWAVASLEQEVKEDKHMLRDLLFFLHVPRTGGRTYFHCFLRKLYSNSQECPRSYDKLRFDPSKQKCRLLVTHDDYSMMSKLPKEKTSVVTILRNPVDRIFSTYEFSIEVGARFLVHPNLTSATQMASRLRPRNGGVSTLDIWPWKYLVPWMREDLFARRDARKLKGINHVKSKDPYNMEEIVMPLREYITDPIARDIVHNGATFQVAGLTNNSYSAESHEVRHCVQKYEILGELVLQVAKKRLDEMLYVGLTEDHRESATMFAHVVGAQVISQALTLNSSMDTAADSKSEQTSSVSDSEPSDDNQITNPDQKPSEISSVENLDGKKDNMTVKKLMDAYEDCISNLRKTQARRRTSSLKRIAPANFSKEDRRRVPEMILEQIRSLNNLDLELYKYAKDIFAKQHKHTVQKLTSREGLEGIFNSSGVTALWKIISLAVSAVLLFALLALFVTARRRTSKVKI; via the exons ATGAGCACGAGATCGCTTTACTCGATGCATG TTGTTGGAGTAGGAATTATTAAGGGGATGGATACTACTTTGAGGTTTGTTGTGGTTTTGATGCTAGTTCTTGGATTGG CAAGTGCATCTCCCATCAAAAATGATTTTAGCCAATGTGAAAAAACTGTTAAAAAGTGGGCTGTTGCTTCTCTCGAACAAGAAGTTAAAGAGGACAAGCATATGCTTCGAGATTTGTTGTTTTTCCTTCATGTTCCAAGAACTGGAGGCCGGACATACTTTCACTG TTTCTTGAGAAAGTTGTACTCTAATTCTCAGGAGTGTCCACGTTCATATGATAAACTACGTTTTGATCCAAG CAAACAGAAGTGCAGATTGTTAGTTACTCATGATGACTATAGCATGATGTCCAAACTTCCCAAGGAGAAAACTTCGGTGGTCACCATACTTAGGAATCCAGTTGACCGCATATTTAGTACTTATGAATTTTCAATTGAAGTGGGAGCTAGGTTTTTGGTGCATCCTAACTTAACTTCTGCCACACAAATGGCCAGCCGGTTGCGACCTAGGAATGGTGGAGTTAGTACACTTGACATATGGCCGTGGAAGTATTTGGTTCCATGGATGAGGGAAGACCTATTTGCTAGG AGGGATGCTAGGAAACTTAAGGGCATAAATCACGTGAAGAGCAAAGATCCATACAACATGGAGGAAATTGTTATGCCATTACGTGAATATATCACTGACCCTATTGCTCGTGATATTGTCCACAATGGAGCGACATTTCAG GTTGCAGGGTTGACAAACAATTCTTATTCTGCGGAATCACATGAAGTGCGCCATTGTGTACAGAAATATGAGATTCTTGGTGAACTTGTTCTGCAAGTTGCAAAG AAGAGGTTGGATGAGATGTTATATGTTGGTCTCACTGAGGACCACAGAGAATCTGCAACTATGTTTGCACATGTGGTTGGTGCACAGGTGATTTCCCAAGCATTAACATTGAACTCTTCCATGGATACTGCAGCTGATAGTAAATCAG AGCAGACCTCCTCAGTTTCAGATTCTGAGCCCAGTGATGATAATCAG ATTACCAATCCTGACCAAAAGCCAAGTGAAATTTCTTCTGTGGAAAATCTGGATGGGAAGAAAGATAAT ATGACTGTAAAGAAACTAATGGATGCTTATGAAGATTGCATTTCCAATTTACGGAAGACCCAGGCACGCCGTCGGACGTCTTCTTTAAAGAGAATAGCTCCAGCAAACTTTTCTAAGGAG GATCGACGCCGTGTTCCTGAGATGATTCTTGAGCAGATAAGATCGCTTAACAACCTGGATTTGGAGCTTTATAAATATGCTAAGGACATTTTTGCAAAGCAACACAAACATACAGTACAGAAGTTGACCAGCAGA GAAGGATTGGAGGGCATATTCAACAGTTCAGGTGTCACTGCATTATGGAAAATCATTTCATTGGCCGTTTCCGCTGTTTTACTCTTTGCACTCCTTGCTCTATTTGTAACtgcaagaagaagaacatCAAAAGTTAAGATATGA
- the LOC8266269 gene encoding GATA transcription factor 11 isoform X1: protein MNGSWFFEHNFNGVPDDFFDDALKYLDLPPEDVESNDAIEDWESQFQQLPTPSNILADFTSGICDQISKDSLKLEKSSVSCDESSQPKPWLRAAEAPSSRNIPLNYDPSEGKYSHLFWTSSPVSVLESSSSSSSAENSTVYHPKFAKPVKRPRSKCPRRRRCTFPFLSTSYAPKNNPLGGSESESESESESESESNPDEKMLNLAKKIQKKKDLMMLSCTVEKKKPSSEVPGEIRKCTHCEVTKTPQWREGPMGPKTLCNACGVRYRSGRLFPEYRPAASPTFVPALHSNSHRKVIEMRKNPRHVGNMAAMDAARLPVPEYSF from the exons ATGAATGGTTCTTGGTTTTTTGAACACAATTTTAACGGCGTCCCGGATGATTTTTTCGATGATGCCTTAAAGTACTTAGATCTTCCGCCGGAGGATGTGGAGTCAAATGATGCTATTGAAGATTGGGAGTCTCAATTTCAACAGCTCCCAACACCATCTAATATATTGGCAGATTTCACTTCTGGTATTTGTGACCAAATTAGTAAAGACAGTTTGAAACTTGAGAAGAGCTCAGTTTCG TGTGATGAATCTTCTCAGCCTAAACCATGGCTGAGAGCTGCTGAGGCACCCTCCAGCAGAAACATTCCCCTCAACTATGACCCTTCAGAGGGCAAGTATTCACACCTGTTCTGGACCTCCAGTCCGGTTTCAGTCCTTGAAAGCAGCAGCAGCTCTTCCTCAGCTGAAAATTCAACAGTCTATCACCCCAAATTTGCAAAGCCAGTGAAGCGCCCTCGAAGCAAGTGCCCGCGTCGGCGGAGGTGCACATTTCCTTTCCTATCCACATCTTATGCTCCAAAAAATAATCCTTTGGGCGGTTCTgaatcagaatcagaatcagaatcagaatcagaatcagaatccAATCCTGATGAGAAAATGTTGAACCTTGCCAAGAAAATACAGAAGAAAAAGGATCTGATGATGCTATCTTGTACTGTAGAAAAGAAGAAACCCTCCTCAGAAGTTCCAGGTGAAATCAGAAAATGCACACATTGTGAAGTGACCAAAACTCCACAGTGGAGAGAGGGGCCAATGGGGCCAAAAACACTTTGCAATGCTTGTGGAGTTCGTTATAGGTCTGGCCGTCTCTTTCCGGAGTACCGCCCTGCTGCTAGTCCTACCTTTGTTCCAGCATTGCATTCAAACTCCCACAGGAAGGTCATAGAGATGAGAAAGAATCCTAGGCACGTGGGCAATATGGCTGCAATGGATGCAGCTCGGCTTCCAGTGCCGGAATATTCATTTTGA